One window of the Camelina sativa cultivar DH55 chromosome 1, Cs, whole genome shotgun sequence genome contains the following:
- the LOC104789624 gene encoding proline-rich receptor-like protein kinase PERK1 (The sequence of the model RefSeq protein was modified relative to this genomic sequence to represent the inferred CDS: added 91 bases not found in genome assembly) encodes MSSAPSPGTSPPSPPTNSTTTTPPPASSPPPTTTPSSPPPTPPSPSTNSTSPPPSSPSLSPPPGPSTPPLPQPSPPAPVTPSPPSPTTPGSSPPPPPTNPSGPTPRTPSNNPSSGSKPSPPSDSSGGLSTGVVVGIAIGGVVALVVLTLICLLCKKKRRRRYDDEAAYYAPPPPPPPGPKAGGPYGGQQQYWQQQNASRPSDNHVVSSLPPKLPSPPRQQPPPPPPPPAFMSSSGGSDYSDLPVLPPPSPGLVLGFSKSTFTYEELSRATNGFSEANLLGQGGFGYVHKGILPSGKEVAVKQLKAGSGQGEREFQAEVEIISRVHHRHLVSLIGYCMAGAQRLLVYEFVPNNNLEFHLHEKGRPTMEWSTRLKIALGSAKGLSYLHEDCNPKIIHRDIKAANILMDFKFEAKVADFGLAKIASDTNTHVSTRVMGTFGYLAPEYAASGKLTEKSDVFSFGVVLLELITGRRPVDAKNVYVDDSLVDWARPLLNRASEEGDYDGLADPKMGNEYDKEEMARMVACAAACVRHSGRRRPRMSQIVRALEGNVSLSDLNEGMRPGHSNVYSSYGGSTDYDTSQYNDDMKKFRKMALGTQDYGTTGEYSNPTSDYGLYPSGSSSEGQATREMEMGKIKRPGQGYSGPSL; translated from the exons ATGTCCTCAGCGCCTTCGCCCGGCACATCTCCACCGTCTCCTCCTACAAACTCAACAACCACCACTCCTCCTccagcttcttctccacctCCAACCACaactccttcttctcctcctcctacgCCGCCATCTCCATCTACTAACTCaacctctcctcctccttcttctccttctctttcccCTCCTCCTGGACCCTCaactcctcctcttcctcagccTTCTCCCCCCGCTCCCGTCACTCcatctcctccttctcccacCACACCTGGATCAAgccctccaccaccaccaaccaaTCCTTCAGGACCTACTCCTCGAACTCCATCTAACAACCCATCATCAGGCTCTAAACCCTCGCCGCCGTCTGATTCTTCCGGTGGTTTATCAACAGGAGTGGTGGTCGGAATCGCCATTGGAGGAGTTGTTGCGCTTGTTGTACTGACTCTGATTTGTCTTCTCTGtaagaagaaacgaagaagacgatACGATGATGAAGCTGCTTACTAcgctcctcctccacctcctcctcctggtCCCAAAG CTGGAGGACCTTACGGTGGACAGCAACAGTATTGGCAACAACAGAACGCATCACGGCCGTCAGATAATCACGTAGTGTCGTCATTGCCACCTAAGCTTCCTTCTCCACCACGACAACAACCTCCtccgcctccaccaccacctgcATTCATGAGTAGCAGCGGCGGTTCTGACTATTCGGATCTTCCGGTGCTTCCTCCACCATCACCAGGGCTAGTGTTGGGCTTTTCCAAAAGCACTTTCACTTATGAGGAGCTGTCAAGAGCTACTAATGGCTTCTCTGAGGCTAATTTGTTAGGACAAGGCGGGTTCGGGTACGTGCACAAAGGTATATTGCCTAGTGGGAAAGAAGTTGCTGTGAAACAGTTGAAAGCTGGGAGTGGtcagggagagagagagtttcaaGCTGAGGTTGAGATCATTAGCAGAGTTCACCACAGGCATTTGGTTTCTCTTATTGGTTATTGCATGGCTGGTGCTCAGAGATTACTTGTCTATGAGTTTGTTCCTAACAACAATCTTGAGTTTCACCTTCATG AGAAAGGAAGGCCTACGATGGAATGGAGTACTAGATTGAAGATTGCTCTTGGATCTGCTAAAGGACTCTCATATCTTCATGAAGATT GCAATCCCAAAATCATTCACCGTGATATTAAGGCGGCAAATATACTTATGGATTTCAAGTTTGAAGCTAAG GTTGCTGACTTTGGTCTTGCTAAGATTGCTTCTGATACAAACACTCATGTATCTACACGTGTGATGGGAACCTTTGG GTATTTGGCTCCAGAATATGCTGCAAGCGGAAAGCTCACGGAGAAGTCTGACGTGTTCTCATTTGGCGTTGTACTTTTGGAGCTTATAACCGGGAGGCGCCCTGTTGATGCAAAAAATGTCTATGTAGATGACAGCTTAGTTGACTGG GCACGACCATTGCTTAACCGAGCATCTGAGGAAGGAGATTATGATGGTTTGGCTGATCCAAAGATGGGTAATGAGTATGACAAAGAGGAGATGGCTCGCATGGTTGCTTGTGCTGCAGCTTGTGTACGCCATTCAGGTCGCCGTAGACCTCGCATGAGCCAG ATAGTACGGGCCTTAGAAGGAAACGTATCACTGTCAGATCTGAACGAAGGGATGAGACCAGGTCACAGCAACGTCTACAGTTCATATGGAGGAAGCACAGACTATGACACGAGCCAATACAACGATGACATGAAGAAGTTTAGGAAAATGGCACTTGGAACTCAAGACTACGGCACAACGGGAGAGTACAGTAATCCAACAAGTGACTACGGACTGTACCCATC
- the LOC104789636 gene encoding uncharacterized protein LOC104789636: MARGLALCSNGRKPSTLLSNSIARVSLSFSTKTLFTYSYPFQSRHPKFSRLFCKHACVPETVDETRYKELFNRRMAMAGLKPHHRIALGVSGGPDSMALCVLAAKWKTEGLGCVNKSDGFIDGLVAVVVDHGLRQESKDEAELVCYRVSEMGIRCEIASCDWVDGRPKLGHLQEAAREMRYQMISNVCFRQQIEVLLIAHHADDQAELFILRLSRSSGVLGLAGTAFASEIFSQNLQLDAKRMKNRSILLVRPLLDLWKEDMYKICQWDRQDWVEDPTNRSQLFVRNRIRTSIGKLPSGNFKSELQAVISECRRTRSFVDKICTDLINQTVTVTDKGYAILDLERLNPSGVKEFCLSKYLAAVLQFISQRQRPIRGNTSKLLLNYLRSSPCRTSLTAAGCHLSPAPGSKGTKIIVSCSADCPLPSKTELLNVCFNETQKNPTSDDLGKIISEAKSISDHAAPSRLFEVQLLDVASESVLSKARELSLISESTYTTIGLLQRDETSRFITKTEEKSVDEPDHGTNIASSSDKVHLRPGQNLYFMNRFLIRWNLSDHQCDEAVCGNCPVRTAISVEVRHMVESDWLYLAELSRCLNTNHSTSSSQKALRSLKFIPAAARRSLPVLVNHCGSLLGVPAIGLSYCSCLEASAVFLPRVPLGGGHSSFL; this comes from the exons ATGGCGCGAGGTCTAGCTCTATGCTCCAATGGAAGAAAGCCTTCGACTTTACTCTCGAACTCTATTGCTAGGGTTTCATTATCGTTTTCTACTAAAACCCTTTTCACTTATTCGTATCCGTTTCAATCCCGCCACCCAAAATTCTCACGACTGTTCTGTAAACACGCCTGTGTTCCCGAGACGGTGGATGAAACGAGGTATAAGGAGCTTTTCAATAGAAGAATGGCCATGGCAGGACTTAAACCTCACCACCGAATTG CTTTGGGAGTTTCAGGTGGTCCTGATAGTATGGCGCTTTGTGTTCTAGCTGCTAAATGGAAAACTGAAGGATTAGGTTGTGTTAATAAGTCAGATGGTTTCATTGATGGACTTGTTGCTGTAGTTGTGGATCATGGATTAAGACAAGAGAGCAAAGATGAGGCTGAACTTGTCTGTTACAGAGTTTCTGAAATGG GAATCAGATGTGAGATTGCAAGTTGTGATTGGGTTGATGGTAGACCAAAGCTTGGTCACTTGCAAGAAGCAGCTCGTGAAATGAG GTATCAAATGATTTCGAATGTTTGCTTTCGACAACAGATTGAGGTCTTGCTTATAGCTCATCATGCAGATGACCAG GCTGAGTTATTCATTCTCAGGTTATCTCGTAGTAGCGGTGTACTTGGGCTTGCGGGGACAGCGTTTGCTTCTGAAATTTTCTCCCAAAATCTGCAGTTAGATGCAAAACGTATGAAGAACCGATCTATTCTCTTAGTGCGTCCGCTGCTGGATTTGTGGAAAGAAGACATGTACAAG ATATGTCAATGGGATAGACAAGATTGGGTTGAGGATCCTACTAACCGTAGTCAGTTGTTTGTTCGGAATAGGATTCGAACATCTATAGGAAAATTACCATCAG gtaaCTTCAAATCAGAGCTGCAAGCAGTCATTTCTGAATGCAGGAGAACACGTTCATTTGTCGATAAAATTTGTACAGACTTAATCAATCAGACTGTAACAGTGACAGAT AAAGGGTATGCTATTCTTGATCTAGAGAGACTAAATCCTTCTGGAGTTAAAGAGTTTTGCCTGTCAAAGTATCTAGCTGCGGTCCTGCAG TTTATCTCTCAACGGCAAAGACCAATCAGAGGAAACACTTCAAAGTTGCTTTTGAACTACCTCCGCTCAAGTCCATGCAGG ACATCTCTAACAGCTGCTGGTTGCCACCTTAGTCCGGCTCCAGGGTCGAAGGGTACAAAAATTATAGTCTCCTGTTCTGCTGACTGTCCTTTACCGTCGAAGACAGAACTCTTGAACGTTTGCTTCAATGAAACTCAGAAAAATCCGACATCTGATGACCTTGGAAAAATTATATCAGAAGCAAAATCTATTTCAGACCATGCGGCCCCAAGCAGATTGTTTGAAGTTCAGCTTTTGGATGTTGCATCTGAATCCGTATTGAGTAAAGCCAGAGAGCTCAGTCTTATCAGTGAATCAACCTATACAACCATCGGTCTACTGCAGAGGGATGAAACCAGTAGGTTCATAACTAAAACAGAAGAGAAATCAGTGGATGAACCAGACCATGGAACCAACATTGCATCTTCCTCTGATAAAGTACATCTTCGTCCAGGGCAAAATCTCTACTTCATGAATCGGTTTCTCATCAGATGGAACTTGAGTGACCACCAATGTGATGAAGCGGTCTGCGGAAATTGTCCAGTGAGAACAGCTATATCAGTGGAGGTTCGGCACATGGTTGAATCCGACTGGCTATATCTAGCAGAGCTTTCAAGATGCTTGAACACAAATCATTCTACGTCATCCTCACAAAAAGCTCTCAGGTCCTTAAAGTTTATCCCAGCCGCAGCAAGGAGAAGCCTACCTGTCTTGGTCAATCACTGTGGATCACTCCTTGGCGTTCCT GCTATTGGTCTCAGTTATTGTTCATGCCTTGAAGCATCTGCAGTGTTTCTTCCAAGAGTACCACTCGGAGGCGGTCATAGCTCATTTCTTTAG